From the genome of Synchiropus splendidus isolate RoL2022-P1 chromosome 17, RoL_Sspl_1.0, whole genome shotgun sequence, one region includes:
- the pigw gene encoding phosphatidylinositol-glycan biosynthesis class W protein encodes MSQKSLKEAFVSNLNGTTTEEVAIGSLTAPLCFLCRGLVFILLQQAKISPSLPLSPMSHLLLDFAVLILPLVVSCTILSDFLHRVVLTSSMLLACLIFSIYWVNIPAPNHKNTMRTFLLSHVQFSYVPFVTVFRVFVNIKTAISILAVDFAVFPRRFAKTETYGTGVMDFGVGAYIFANALVSPEARSKSTSGSRTAKLFKQLIAVWPLIALGMGRLVSVKMTGYHEHVTEYGVHWNFFFTLAVVRIVASALLVILPHRMLIFFSLLIAGLYQFTLETTKLKEFMIHNNDRDKDFLYANKEGIFSVVGNVAIYIAGVEIGLYVMQPRSQVKEWLKLIVRLLVGSFVLYGALFACQSLLEPVSRRLANLPFCLWSVAQSLLLLSCFGIADVCLLFAKYTSGCHFVPSSWTFSKKDSEAASHKEQFKGVCLVQAVSKNQLVFFLLANVMTGLTNAVVDTFSCTTLFSLGVLTLYMFVNSIVIHVLDTCGIVLKFW; translated from the coding sequence ATGTCTCAAAAAAGCCTGAAGGAAGCATTTGTCAGTAATCTCAATGGGACCACCACAGAAGAAGTGGCAATTGGATCACTCACTGCTCCGCTATGCTTCCTCTGCAGGGGCCTCGTATTTatcctcctccagcaggccAAAATAAGTCCCTCTCTCCCACTTTCACCGATGTCTCACCTACTTTTGGACTTTGCTGTGCTCATCCTCCCACTGGTTGTGTCATGCACCATCCTTAGTGACTTTCTCCACCGTGTTGTGTTGACCTCCAGCATGTTGCTTGCTTGTCTGATTTTCTCAATCTATTGGGTCAATATTCCTGCGCCAAACCACAAGAATACTATGCGCACCTTCCTTCTCAGTCACGTTCAGTTTAGTTATGTCCCTTTTGTGACCGTCTTCAGAGTTTTTGTGAATATAAAAACAGCCATCAGCATTCTTGCCGTGGACTTTGCTGTATTCCCAAGGAGATTTGCAAAAACAGAAACCTATGGAACTGGAGTGATGGACTTCGGTGTTGGAGCATATATTTTTGCCAATGCTCTGGTCTCACCAGAGGCACGGAGCAAGTCCACATCTGGATCCAGAACTGCAAAACTTTTCAAGCAGCTTATCGCTGTTTGGCCCTTGATTGCTCTCGGAATGGGCCGACTTGTGAGTGTCAAGATGACGGGATACCATGAGCATGTCACAGAGTACGGTGTTCACTGGAATTTCTTCTTCACACTAGCTGTCGTGAGAATCGTGGCGTCAGCACTATTGGTTATTTTACCCCACAGAATGTTGATTTTCTTCTCACTCCTGATAGCTGGTCTTTATCAGTTCACGCTGGAGACAACAAAGCTCAAAGAATTTATGATCCATAACAACGATAGAGACAAGGACTTTCTGTATGCTAACAAGGAAGGCATTTTCTCTGTGGTTGGTAACGTAGCCATCTACATTGCAGGGGTTGAAATTGGGCTATATGTGATGCAACCACGATCTCAGGTTAAAGAGTGGCTCAAGCTTATAGTTCGCCTTTTGGTTGGAAGTTTTGTTCTTTACGGAGCTTTGTTTGCTTGTCAAAGTCTCCTGGAGCCAGTTTCAAGACGCTTGGCCAATTTACCCTTCTGTCTCTGGAGTGTTGCGCAatctttgcttttgttgtcgTGTTTTGGAATTGcagatgtgtgtttgttgtttgccaAATACACATCAGGCTGCCATTTTGTGCCATCATCATGGACTTTTTCTAAAAAGGACTCAGAAGCTGCGTCACACAAGGAGCAGTTCAAAGGTGTTTGCCTTGTCCAAGCTGTCAGCAAGAATCAGTTGGTATTTTTCTTGCTTGCAAATGTCATGACAGGACTGACGAACGCCGTTGTGGACACTTTTAGCTGTACCACCTTGTTTTCTCTTGGTGTTTTGACATTGTACATGTTTGTCAACTCTATAGTGATACATGTTTTAGACACTTGTGGAATAGTATTAAAGTTTtggtaa
- the LOC128748575 gene encoding gastrula zinc finger protein XlCGF8.2DB-like isoform X2, with amino-acid sequence MMEDKNEVLGRDLKPDETGVEWLVVSKEEDLAEEQEWSSSSDQEESEPLYIKEEEEEEDVTKLPFNIVVVQFDHEDGVRSSQRSLASEADDDKGCQEASDAQSGTSPGVSVSEKKGDSNNVTCDQCGRTLASKRGLTLHKKSCNGRSLACSFCGKSFTQKGNLENHVRIHTGERPFQCSVCKKCFNQREHLKAHFRSHTGEKPFRCTECGKHFTETGSLRGHMRMHTGEKPFICNMCSKCFYHREHLKRHLRIHSGIKPFHCYQCGKNFTERGNLKTHMRVHTGEKPFSCTQCGKRFSESGNLKAHLRIHTREKPSSCLVCGKAYSQLKNLKRHEKTHTSGSGIQAKKS; translated from the exons ATGATGGAGGACAAAAACGAAGTTCTGGGTCGGGACCTGAAACCAGATGAGACAG GTGTCGAATGGCTGGTAGTAAGTAAAGAAGAGGATCTCGCTGAGGAGCAGGAGTGGAGCTCCAGTTCAGACCAGGAGGAATCAGAACCGCTATACattaaagaagaggaagaagaggaggacgtcACCAAGTTGCCCTTCAATATTGTCGTAGTGCAGTTTGACCATGAAGATGGCGTTCGGTCCTCACAG AGGTCGCTCGCGTCTGAGGCGGATGATGATAAGGGCTGTCAAGAAGCCAGTGACGCTCAGTCAGGTACAAGCCCTGGAGTCTCTGTCAGTGAGAAGAAAGGTGACTCTAATAATGTGACCTGCGATCAATGTGGGAGGACACTGGCCTCCAAGAGAGGGCTGACCCTGCACAAGAAAAGCTGCAATGGACGATCTCTGGCTTGTTCGTTCTGTGGAAAATCCTTCACTCAGAAGGGGAACCTTGAAAATCATGTGAGAATTCATACTGGCGAGCGACCTTTCCAGTGTTCAGTATGCAAGAAGTGCTTTAATCAGAGGGAACATCTGAAGGCTCATTTTAGAAGCCATACAGGTGAGAAGCCGTTCCGCTGCACAGAATGTGGGAAGCACTTTACCGAGACTGGAAGTCTAAGGGGACACATGCGGATGCACACCGGGGAGAAGCCCTTTATCTGTAACATGTGCAGTAAATGTTTCTATCACAGAGAGCATTTGAAAAGGCACCTGAGGATTCATTCGGGGATAAAACCCTTCCACTGCTACCAGTGTGGTAAAAACTTCACTGAGAGAGGAAACCTTAAGAcccacatgagagttcacacggGGGAGAAGCCATTCAGTTGCACACAATGTGGGAAGCGTTTCTCCGAGAGCGGCAATTTAAAGGCTCACTTAAGAATTCACACGCGGGAGAAGCCATCCAGCTGTTTGGTATGTGGAAAGGCTTACAGTCAACTGAAGAACctgaagagacatgagaaaaCCCACACATCTGGGAGTGGCATCCAGGCTAAGAAGTCATAG
- the LOC128748575 gene encoding gastrula zinc finger protein XlCGF8.2DB-like isoform X1 codes for MMEDKNEVLGRDLKPDETGVEWLVVSKEEDLAEEQEWSSSSDQEESEPLYIKEEEEEEDVTKLPFNIVVVQFDHEDGVRSSQVRNIKTESACEMEGEDSVLQSGQQRSLASEADDDKGCQEASDAQSGTSPGVSVSEKKGDSNNVTCDQCGRTLASKRGLTLHKKSCNGRSLACSFCGKSFTQKGNLENHVRIHTGERPFQCSVCKKCFNQREHLKAHFRSHTGEKPFRCTECGKHFTETGSLRGHMRMHTGEKPFICNMCSKCFYHREHLKRHLRIHSGIKPFHCYQCGKNFTERGNLKTHMRVHTGEKPFSCTQCGKRFSESGNLKAHLRIHTREKPSSCLVCGKAYSQLKNLKRHEKTHTSGSGIQAKKS; via the exons ATGATGGAGGACAAAAACGAAGTTCTGGGTCGGGACCTGAAACCAGATGAGACAG GTGTCGAATGGCTGGTAGTAAGTAAAGAAGAGGATCTCGCTGAGGAGCAGGAGTGGAGCTCCAGTTCAGACCAGGAGGAATCAGAACCGCTATACattaaagaagaggaagaagaggaggacgtcACCAAGTTGCCCTTCAATATTGTCGTAGTGCAGTTTGACCATGAAGATGGCGTTCGGTCCTCACAGGTCCGTAATATTAAAACAGAGTCTGCATGTGAGATGGAAGGTGAAGATTCAGTTTTACAATCTGGCCAGCAGAGGTCGCTCGCGTCTGAGGCGGATGATGATAAGGGCTGTCAAGAAGCCAGTGACGCTCAGTCAGGTACAAGCCCTGGAGTCTCTGTCAGTGAGAAGAAAGGTGACTCTAATAATGTGACCTGCGATCAATGTGGGAGGACACTGGCCTCCAAGAGAGGGCTGACCCTGCACAAGAAAAGCTGCAATGGACGATCTCTGGCTTGTTCGTTCTGTGGAAAATCCTTCACTCAGAAGGGGAACCTTGAAAATCATGTGAGAATTCATACTGGCGAGCGACCTTTCCAGTGTTCAGTATGCAAGAAGTGCTTTAATCAGAGGGAACATCTGAAGGCTCATTTTAGAAGCCATACAGGTGAGAAGCCGTTCCGCTGCACAGAATGTGGGAAGCACTTTACCGAGACTGGAAGTCTAAGGGGACACATGCGGATGCACACCGGGGAGAAGCCCTTTATCTGTAACATGTGCAGTAAATGTTTCTATCACAGAGAGCATTTGAAAAGGCACCTGAGGATTCATTCGGGGATAAAACCCTTCCACTGCTACCAGTGTGGTAAAAACTTCACTGAGAGAGGAAACCTTAAGAcccacatgagagttcacacggGGGAGAAGCCATTCAGTTGCACACAATGTGGGAAGCGTTTCTCCGAGAGCGGCAATTTAAAGGCTCACTTAAGAATTCACACGCGGGAGAAGCCATCCAGCTGTTTGGTATGTGGAAAGGCTTACAGTCAACTGAAGAACctgaagagacatgagaaaaCCCACACATCTGGGAGTGGCATCCAGGCTAAGAAGTCATAG